A region from the Halosolutus gelatinilyticus genome encodes:
- a CDS encoding HesB/IscA family protein has protein sequence MSTDSVDGGDAETRPQIEITEDAADQARSLLEREGLDDGDAGLRLFVQQGGCAGLSYGMRFDDEPDDEDTIYEHHGLRVFVDPASLKYIEGSILDYEHGLQAEGFHVENPNVVSECGCGESFRT, from the coding sequence ATGAGCACGGACAGTGTGGACGGCGGGGACGCGGAGACGCGCCCCCAGATCGAGATCACGGAGGATGCCGCCGACCAGGCCCGCTCGCTGCTCGAGCGGGAAGGGCTCGACGACGGCGACGCCGGTCTTCGTCTCTTCGTCCAGCAAGGGGGGTGCGCCGGCCTCTCCTACGGGATGCGCTTCGACGACGAACCGGACGACGAGGACACGATCTACGAACACCACGGCCTGCGCGTGTTCGTGGACCCGGCGAGCCTGAAGTACATCGAAGGCAGTATCCTCGACTACGAACACGGACTGCAGGCCGAAGGGTTCCACGTCGAGAATCCTAACGTCGTCAGCGAGTGCGGCTGCGGCGAATCGTTCCGGACGTAG
- the hisD gene encoding histidinol dehydrogenase has protein sequence MTVDVQEIADLGPGDRAAFFDRDAGIEAIGGDVREIVDRVREEGDVAVREFSSEFDAVELGNIEITDACERAYEEIDAELREAIETAADNVREFHEAQVPDDWREEFGPGRELGRRFRPIDRVGVYVPGGSAAYPSSAIMGVVPAVVAGVDHVAVVTPPADDPNPATLAAIHVAGADAVYSVGGAQAVAALAYGTETVARVRKIVGPGNKWVTAAKAEVRGDVEIDFLAGPSEVVAIADDTADPDLVAAELVAQAEHDSNASVVAVTDDEATADAVAVAVDEQAASRAREDTIRSALDNDASGVLLARSMSEAILFTEEYAPEHLSIVADDDESILDRIDNAGSVFLGPNTPVAAGDYASGTNHVLPTNGGARVTGGLSVETFVRSTTVQRLSAEGVADLGETITTLADAEGLGAHAESVRLRLADDIDE, from the coding sequence ATGACAGTCGACGTGCAGGAGATCGCCGATCTCGGACCGGGCGACCGCGCCGCGTTCTTCGACCGCGACGCCGGCATCGAGGCGATCGGCGGCGACGTCCGGGAGATCGTCGACCGGGTTCGCGAGGAGGGCGACGTCGCGGTTCGGGAGTTTTCGAGCGAGTTCGACGCCGTCGAACTCGGAAACATCGAGATCACGGACGCCTGCGAGCGCGCGTACGAGGAGATCGACGCGGAGCTCCGGGAGGCGATCGAGACCGCCGCGGACAACGTCAGGGAGTTCCACGAGGCCCAGGTGCCTGACGACTGGCGCGAGGAGTTCGGCCCCGGTCGGGAACTCGGGCGCCGGTTCCGCCCGATCGATCGGGTCGGCGTCTACGTCCCCGGCGGCTCGGCGGCCTACCCGTCGAGCGCGATCATGGGCGTCGTCCCCGCGGTCGTCGCGGGCGTCGACCACGTCGCGGTCGTTACGCCGCCGGCCGACGATCCGAATCCGGCCACGCTCGCGGCGATCCACGTCGCGGGGGCGGACGCAGTCTACAGCGTCGGCGGCGCGCAGGCGGTGGCCGCCCTCGCGTACGGCACCGAAACGGTCGCCCGCGTCCGGAAGATCGTCGGCCCCGGGAACAAATGGGTCACGGCGGCCAAAGCCGAGGTACGGGGCGACGTCGAGATCGACTTCCTCGCGGGCCCGAGCGAGGTCGTCGCGATCGCGGACGACACCGCGGATCCGGACCTCGTCGCGGCCGAATTGGTCGCCCAGGCCGAACACGACTCGAACGCCTCCGTCGTCGCCGTCACGGACGACGAGGCCACCGCCGATGCCGTCGCGGTCGCCGTCGACGAGCAGGCCGCCTCGCGCGCACGCGAGGATACCATTCGGTCCGCGCTCGACAACGACGCCAGCGGGGTCTTGCTCGCCCGATCGATGAGCGAGGCGATCCTCTTCACCGAGGAGTACGCGCCGGAACACCTCTCGATCGTCGCCGACGACGACGAATCGATCCTCGATCGCATCGACAACGCGGGGAGCGTGTTCCTCGGGCCGAACACCCCCGTCGCGGCGGGCGACTACGCCAGCGGGACCAACCACGTGCTGCCGACCAACGGCGGCGCGCGGGTCACGGGCGGACTCTCCGTCGAGACGTTCGTCCGATCGACGACCGTCCAGCGGCTCTCGGCCGAGGGGGTTGCTGATCTCGGGGAGACGATCACCACCCTCGCCGATGCCGAGGGGCTCGGGGCACACGCCGAGAGCGTTCGGCTGCGTCTCGCGGACGATATCGACGAGTGA
- a CDS encoding metal-dependent hydrolase codes for MWPWEHAIVAYLVYSLFVRLVYRDSPGGLEVVLVVFASVLPDLIDKPLAWEFGIFETGYALGHSVFFAVPLAILIGAAARVAGRSRLGLAFGAGYLLHLPADVFDSYVRGGVVQFEILLWPIAPVPTYQEPITSFKTNFIQLFGRYQQDLLSGAPSTYLRLQLALAAVAVLVWLADGAPVLRECFRGAKRIALGAIGLASDSSGESPRHR; via the coding sequence ATGTGGCCGTGGGAACACGCGATCGTCGCCTATCTCGTCTATTCGCTCTTCGTCCGGCTCGTCTACCGCGATTCGCCTGGCGGGCTCGAAGTCGTACTGGTGGTCTTCGCCTCCGTGTTACCGGATCTCATCGACAAACCCCTCGCTTGGGAGTTCGGAATCTTCGAAACCGGATACGCGCTCGGCCACTCCGTTTTTTTCGCGGTTCCCCTGGCGATCCTGATCGGGGCGGCCGCTCGGGTGGCCGGCCGGTCCCGGCTGGGTCTGGCCTTCGGGGCGGGTTACCTGTTGCACCTCCCGGCGGACGTGTTCGACAGCTACGTTCGCGGCGGCGTCGTCCAGTTCGAGATCCTGCTGTGGCCGATCGCACCGGTGCCGACCTACCAGGAACCGATCACCAGCTTCAAGACGAATTTCATTCAGCTGTTCGGGCGCTATCAGCAGGACCTCCTCAGCGGTGCTCCCTCGACGTACCTTCGACTCCAGCTCGCCCTCGCCGCGGTCGCCGTCCTGGTGTGGCTCGCCGACGGCGCACCCGTGCTGCGCGAGTGTTTTCGGGGCGCAAAGCGGATCGCCCTCGGTGCGATCGGGCTGGCGAGCGATTCGTCAGGGGAATCGCCGCGGCATCGGTGA
- a CDS encoding metallophosphoesterase encodes MEPDPDGAGADPVYYFISDLHIGGDEALEDVDFLDELLSFLRTLEATDENAELIINGDAFGLWEFTDVDGIEKFDALLQRYPELFEQLRTTGETVPITIIPGNHDYELAAYDAYAERFAAYNVDIVQEEVITREVGDRSIWIEHGMQRDPNNRIPDFGNPYAHPLGYYVNRHVTAEAGQLSERGRYNWLKDIQAVVPLDLIPEWITSKYFYREMNPLLRYASLPFLLLFNLCLWLLVPVALDYAGIWSAPVALLESLLGRLGVVGSAVELIGAVALAVVGLLVLVSIPLLFFALDAKRTLNRFGIVKDDAPTDPDEQYLAAARRVFADRPETAVFIYGHTHRPSVTELGDRLVVNTGTWLKRLHRQPARFGLLPPVFYPSFQLYYVRVTAASDGVAVECHGIEKPDPAAEELTLTERLVAPAPPSKPSLPDRTIVRPTLDSAADGVPADGDD; translated from the coding sequence ATGGAGCCCGACCCCGACGGAGCGGGAGCGGACCCGGTTTACTACTTCATCAGCGATCTCCACATCGGCGGCGACGAGGCGCTCGAGGACGTCGATTTTCTCGACGAGCTGCTCTCGTTTCTCCGGACGCTCGAAGCGACCGACGAGAACGCGGAGCTGATAATCAACGGCGATGCCTTCGGCCTCTGGGAGTTCACCGACGTCGATGGCATCGAAAAGTTCGACGCGCTCCTCCAGCGGTATCCCGAGCTGTTTGAGCAACTCCGCACGACCGGCGAAACCGTGCCGATCACGATCATTCCGGGCAACCACGACTACGAACTCGCGGCCTACGACGCCTACGCCGAGCGGTTCGCAGCGTATAACGTCGATATCGTTCAGGAAGAGGTGATCACGCGCGAGGTCGGCGATCGATCGATCTGGATCGAACACGGGATGCAACGCGACCCGAACAACCGGATTCCCGATTTCGGGAACCCCTACGCCCACCCGCTGGGCTACTACGTGAACCGTCACGTCACGGCCGAGGCGGGTCAGCTCTCCGAACGCGGTCGCTACAACTGGCTCAAGGACATTCAAGCGGTCGTCCCGCTCGATCTGATCCCCGAGTGGATCACGTCCAAGTACTTCTACCGCGAGATGAATCCGCTGCTCCGGTACGCGTCCCTTCCCTTTCTCCTACTTTTCAACCTGTGTCTCTGGTTGCTCGTGCCGGTCGCTCTCGACTACGCGGGCATCTGGTCGGCACCGGTCGCCCTGCTAGAGTCCCTCCTCGGCCGGCTCGGAGTCGTTGGCTCGGCCGTGGAACTCATCGGCGCAGTCGCCCTCGCCGTCGTCGGACTCCTGGTCCTCGTTTCCATCCCACTGCTGTTCTTCGCTCTCGACGCCAAACGGACCCTGAACCGGTTCGGGATCGTCAAGGACGACGCGCCGACTGATCCGGACGAGCAGTACCTCGCGGCCGCGCGACGCGTGTTCGCTGACCGGCCGGAGACCGCGGTCTTCATCTACGGCCACACCCACCGCCCTTCGGTGACCGAACTGGGCGATCGGCTCGTCGTCAACACGGGGACCTGGCTCAAGCGCCTCCACCGCCAGCCGGCGCGGTTCGGTCTGCTTCCGCCCGTGTTCTACCCCTCCTTTCAGCTGTACTACGTACGGGTTACGGCCGCTTCCGACGGCGTCGCGGTCGAGTGCCACGGCATCGAGAAACCGGATCCGGCCGCGGAGGAGTTGACGCTAACCGAACGACTCGTTGCGCCCGCTCCACCGAGCAAGCCATCGCTTCCCGATCGGACCATCGTCCGCCCCACTCTCGATTCGGCGGCCGACGGAGTGCCCGCCGACGGCGACGACTGA